The Eulemur rufifrons isolate Redbay chromosome 14, OSU_ERuf_1, whole genome shotgun sequence sequence ttgaggttgcagtgagctaggctgacgccacagcactctagcccaggcaacacagtgagactctgtctcaaaaaaattaaaaaaaaaaaaaaaaaaaaatatctagtaAATGAATTTGGTATAATTGCAATCAGTGGCTCAACAGCTAGAGATGACTGCCAGATACAGAGACCTACCGGGAGCAACTTGCTGTAGTGTTCTTTCTCCCTAAGGCAACTTATGAGAGCCTCtcattactaaaaaaaaaaaaaaaaaaaaaaaaaaaaaattagaaatccaggcctttcattcattcaaatatttactgagtgtcttctGTCTGCCTTGAAGACATTATTGGAGGAAAAAGTGTTGTAATTGGCTGTATTGAGCTTTGACATTAAGTGGCCCCAAGCACAAGCTCATTGTGATGCAGCAGCTTTGTGGCAGGGGTCTGCCTGAAGCAACCCAAAGCAACAGGGCTAGAGCCAGGCTGCCTGCTCGGGAACCACCTAACTTGAGATTCTACTTCAATAGCTTTTGGCTCTGCTTGCCAATACTACATTTAACCCAAGCAATCCTTAGCAAAAATCCTTTGTTTTCTAGAAGTTAGGCTGAGGCTTTAAACTCAGTGGGAAACAGGTCCAGTCTTTGGAGTCCCTGTCCTTTCAATAGCTAAAATACCTAATATACTTCAGACACAATCCTGAATGCTAAAAGCAGTGATTCTCACCTAAGGCTGATTCTGCTCCCAACCCTACCCCCATGCCAGGGAGACATctgcaatgtctggaaacatctTTGGTTGTCCCAGCTGGACGTTGCTATTGGCACCTAGTAGATtgaggccagggatactgctaaacatccaCGATGCACAAACAGCCAGGATATCCcccaaacaaagaattatctggcacAAAATGTTGACAATGCAGAGGCTGGTAAACCCCAGCAGAGTTTAAGAGAGCAAGTAGACTATGGAGAAACATGTTGCTGCCAATTACTGTCCCCATCTCAAAAGTGGATAAAGCCAGCCCGTGTTGtagggtggagagggagggaacTTGAAATCAGcttgttttttaagaaacaaagctGCTTCTACTTGTACCTCAGCTGGGATAAAACAGGTACTTACATTATTTAAGTGCAATCAGCCTGCAGACAACATTCATGGCACACATTTTGACAAAGATCAAACTTTCTTGATAAAATGGCTCCCCAGGAAAGATCTTGGACAGTTACTTGGTCCTGCCACCACCCAGGGGAGAAAAGAGGGTTTCCCTTTCAAAAGTCACACCTCTGGGAACAGTCTCCCTCATTATCCAGCAGCACGGCACAGACTGCCAGACACTCAAGGCACACAGCATTGCCTCCATGTGAGGAAACTGCAGATACCCCTTCATGCACAATGAGGCATCTATGTAAGGTGACCAAATGTCCCTGTTTGCCCTGGAGAGTTCCCAGTTTACACCAGTGTCCTGACATAATGTACAACactccctttcactctcaaaagggGCAGGAAacatgagcctggaacatcttgttatACCAGAAAGCAAAGAAGCTGTCAGTGATGATTAGGTTTGTGTTGAAAGGGATCAGCAGCCAAGTTGAAGAGGCTGCCACTGGTCAAAGGTGAAATGAggccgggtgtagtggctcacgcctgtaatcctagcactctgggaggccgaggcgggaggatcactcgaggtcaggagttcgagaccaacctgagcaagagtgagaccccgtctctactaaaaaatagaaagaaatgatttagacagctaaaaatatatatataaaaaaattagccgggcatggtggtgcatgcctgtagtcccagctactcgggaggctgaggcaggaggatcccttgagcccaggagttggaggttgctgcgagctaggctgacgccacagcactctagcccaggcgacagagtgagactctgtctcaaaaaaataaaaataaaataaataaaataaaataaaagtgaaatgacTTGAGCATCAAATTATAACTGCAGTGGATTGATCAataacaaatatgtttaaatctatgaacacattatgattttttaaaaattgatcgcCTTTACAGGAAGCAAAGCAACCAGCTCATTATTgcaaaaacaggcaaataaaagACATGATCAAGCATTTATCCTGACTTTCCTGTATGAACTGTATCTAAGTGTAGCCTAATAGTAATGGACAGAAATTTCTTACAGAAGTATTCCAGCTACTAAATGATGAACAGCACTAGTTTGCAGgactaaagaaataaacagatcTAGGCTCCTAACATCATGTAAAGAGAAACAACCAGACATGCCACCATCTATGGGTTCTTGccaaaatgcaaaataagaatCCGGTTACACCTCTGCACCCACAAGTTTTTAGTAATACAGAGGGCAGAGGAATGTTAAACAATGCCATGGGTATGCAAacagaaaaattcagaatttaaaaaccTCCATAGGATAAATAACTCAGTTTTTTCAACGAATAAACTTCAAGAAAAAAAGGGTAACTACTATAGATTAAAAGACTTAAAGGACAAAGCAACAAATTacaatgtatagaaaaattatgggggctattaaaattcattaattgAATAGTCTgacattaagaaattattttcttctttaggtATAATAgtattgtggttttttttaaaagagccctTACCTTTTAGAgatacacactgaaatatttataaacaacatACGGGATATGCTTCAGAACAGTGGGAGAGGAAGACAGGTAGGAAAGAATAGGTAGAGATGAAACAAGACTAGCTATGAGTTTATAATAGTTAAAGTCAAATGATGAATATAAGAGGATTcatttatatatgtttgaaatGTTCTACCacaaaaaatttctagaaaataaaaaaatacagataacatTTCTTGACATTTAAATAGATATGAAAAATAAGGCTGTAACAATTCCATGGGAAAAACTCCCCTTTAATTGAGGTTTATTTTGAGACACTGTCCATAAGTTTTGGCCTCACAGCAGACAGGGGAAGAGACCAGATGGGAAAGTCGGCAAGGCCCAGGTCCTACTGGAGCTTCTGTCGAGATTCCCAACTTGCTGAAAACCCAGAGGCCTGTTGGCTGAGTGTACGATCTAAGCGCATCAACAATTCAGGTAAACAGACCATCGATGAGCAACTCCCAGCCATCCTCCCAATCCCACCTCCATAGTCTCTGCCTGGCTTTGGGATACCGACCCCTGGGGAAGGCCACGCTCAGGCCCAGTCAGCCCCACATCCTTCAGACCAGAAGCCTCCCACGGGGATTGGCTGGCAGGAGGCTGTCAGCCTTGCCTAGCCTGTCTgagaattggggaaaaaaagaactgattTTGCATATGGACCTTGGCATGgctgaggagcagcagcagcccaGTAATGTGTACATCTCAGATACACTTATGCCCTGGTCAGCGCAGCCTCCTGGGCATAGCCAATGGGCCAGAAGGACCAGGAGGGTCATTTGCTAAATCAAAATTAAACACCACGGCTGCCTGCCAAGAAATGGGACAAAATCATGTGTTCCAAAGTGGACTGAGTAATACAACTGTATGAGTTGTTACCATTTACCTTATATAcggtagaaaatggaaaaaaaaaaatcagtaaaagaaTATGACATTAAGAGGCACCAGGAGACAAACAACATTTTGCAATTATAGTACACTGTCAAAAGACAAACTCACTCACTCGGCAGCCAGTGTTCAAAGGCACAGCACAACAACGACACAGCAGAGCAGTCCATGCTAGTTACGCAATTTAcagaattttaaacagaaaagaaacactcCAGTGATGGCAACATAAGGAAGCTTAAACAGTTACAAACACTGCATCttctcattttcaaagaaatgtagttttttaaatgcctccaaatgtctctatttttcctgAATTGGCACTCATGCAAAACGGGTCACTACCACCTCATCATCCCCAGTTGGCGTCCAGGACCCCCAGTGTCTTGGATGACAAGAGTCTAGAGAACAGAGACCATTCAGTAACCAGAGGTAGGTGGCAAATGCTTTCAGGGCAAGATGCTGATAGGACCCAGAATACAGACTCAGATCCCAGGCGCAGAGGATTCCCGAGAGTATCCACAGGTTCTGAAGATAAAGTACattcactaaaatgtaagctctatgaggtCAGGGATTTGTCCCCCCattttattcacaaatatatCTCAAACACCCACAAGAGTTCCTGGCGTGTTACAGGGCCTCAATAAATACTCGTGGAATGGATCAAATGAGAAAGAGCAAAGCATTTTGTATACTGTAAAGTGCCATCGAATATAGGGCATTAATACTAGTTCATCTTTCAAACTTATTTAATTAGATCTTTTTACAGAACTGAATGTTTCTTTAAATACTCTCATATTTATTCAATGATcaataccaaaatattaatttcctaatAGTTTATGTGTTGACAGTTGTTACAGTGCAAGGAGTAACAAATGGGgaaattttaaagatgagggTAGAACATTacggccagacacaaaagaggctacaaataaggtaaaataaacaAGGCTGCCTGAGAGAAGATCCCACTGGGGTGGGAAGGTCCAGTgcaggagcaggcagggcagAGTGGGCAGACAAGACACTCTCTCGGCACTTAGCACGGGTGCACTTGAGAATACTTTGGGTTATCGACAGTTGGTGTGCATCCCCACCTCACAGCACAAGCTCTGTAAGAACTAGGTGTTGTTGGTCTCCTACTccactgtattcccagtgccagcagcatagtaggtgttcaataaatatttgccaaatggaaaagagagaatgggtgggagagagggagaggctgaGCTAATGATCGTGCAGGCAGGAAAGAACCCTCAGAAAAATGAGGCACCAGCTGCCAACATGTGACAAAGTTTTGCCTTTACTGCTAGCTTTGCTCAGCAGGTAAATATGAACACCCCACTGAAGGAGAGAAACCTCAGCCTGAACTAAAGCTCAGGAGATCGTTTCCCTAAAAGCTGGCAAGAAAAACTGTTAGCACCACTTGGGTAAGAGATGGACACCGCTACGCTCTCCGGAAGCTCTAAGTAAACTAGGCCTTATCTTTTTCCTACATTTGAGAACAGGTGGAAGGGTACTGTATCAAAGGGCCTTCCTGCAGGCCATCACCCCACACCCCCAAGGCCCTTCAGTGAGTAAGATAAATGACACCCCTCCAACAAGACTGCCTGCCACATGGTGCCTTCACTGCACTGGGGGCTCCTGGCGGTGTTGGGTCTTCTGATGCCGGTTGAGGATGGACCTCTGGTTGAAGCTTCGCCCACAGGCAGGGCAGTGgtagggcttctctcctgtgtggatTCTCTGGTGTCGGACCAGCCGCTCCCCTTTGCTGAAGCGCTTCCCACACACCTGGCACCCATATGGCTTCTCCCCAGTGTGGGCACGCCGGTGCACGGCCAGGTTGGCATTCCTGCTGAAGCTCTTGCCACACTCGCAGGTGTAGGGCTTCTCCCCGGTGTGCGTCCTCCGGTGCACCTGCAGGTGCTGCCTCCGGCTGAAGCTCTTCCAGCAATCCCCACACTTGTAGGGCTTCTCCCCGGTATGGCTGCGCTGGTGCACCTCCAGGTGGTGTCTCTGGCTGAAGGTTTTCCAGCACTCATTGCACACATAGGGTCTCTTCCCCAGGTGGGTTCTCTGGTGCTTCATCAGGTACTCTCTCAGGGTAAAGCCTTTCCCACACTCCATGCAACCATAGGATTTCTCCTCTTCGTGGGTTCGCTGGTGCCTCACCAGATTGGAACTCCGACTGAAGCCTTTTCCACACTCAGGGCACTGGAAAGGCTTCCAGAAGGAGCTGTGGGTTTTGAGGTCATCATGCAGGGGGAGAGCGTCatgctggggaggaggaagccCGGGCACGCTGCCCCCAGAGCCACCCGGTTCCTGCTCACAGGCCCgtcccagcccagggccctggagaTCAGCTTCCCCAAACCTCTCAGCCGGCAGTGCAGCCAGAGCCCCTTTCAGCTCTTCCTGCTGGGGCTTGGCCTCCTTTTCCTTGCTCCCAACGCCTACAGGAGAAAGGAGATAAAGACTGACTCTGTGGCAGCCACGAAAGGACATTTGTATGTTAGAACTTTGCTTCTGAGGGGTCCCATTCAtggttctttctccttcctttaccTCTTTCCACCTCCATGGCTTTTTACAGAATACTCTTCCAAATTTTAGGGCCCTCCCACTTAGCTTTCTACTAATCCagacttttatttccttcaaaatctAACTCAATGTTTTCCTCTAAGAAACATGCCCTCATTATTCTCTTACCCCAGGCCTCTTCAGCACTGATGTACTCGGTAAGCACATTATTATTCAGCACTTATTTACATGTGACCCTGTCGGAAATGCTAATTTCCACTCCTCCAGATGTCCCGCCTTCCCCCCATGATTATAAAGCTGCTCCAGCACAGGGTGGTGTGCAGCCCTCCAGATCCTCCACAGCGAGCTCAGGCCCCTGTCCCTGCCCACATGCTCCCTCCCCTAACCAGCATCCTTAACCGGGTCTCCTGGGATCCTGGCAGGGGACTGACTCAGGGAAGATGCTTGTTATCAGCTGACAGAATGAATAAGCCCCTACATGAGCATATTTATCAGGACTGAAAGGACCACGGTGCCATTGAAATGCTCAGTTTGACCCTTCTGTCCTCATTCTGATCCCTGTTCCACTCTctctaaattaagaaaaaagttatttctggaagaataaggggaaggggaaggggaagggaaaaaaagagcagaACAAGTTCTGGGGAGCAAAGAGgccaagagaagaaagagaaaaagaaaaatgacaagtgGCACTTAAAGGGGGAAAGAGTCCTTTCAGGCTAGTCCATgagaaggtaaaaagaaactAACTGACATTATGTGCCTTCTCCTTcgataaaatatgaaatacacaAAGATCATCTCAGACTTACTCTCTTGTTTTGTAAACTCTTCATGAAAGTAAAAGCGTACAAAACATAAAAGTAGAGCTCAGGGAATTTTCATAACGAAGCCACAGTGTAAACAGCATCCagttcaagaaacagaacataacCATCACTCAGAAGCCCCCCTTCCATCCCCTGGCCCCAAAAGGGGACACATTATCCAGACTCTTTAGTCTGTTCTTGAACTTTTTGTAATTGATTCATACGTTGTTCCTGGCTGCTTCTGctcaatattatgtttttgagattcacccatgtcaatgtgtaactattaatatagtttgttctttttcattggtgtatagtattccactgtgaGAACATGTCAcaatctatttattaatttgactGATGttcatttgggtagtttccagtttggagctgTTATCGATAGCAAAATTAAGACTAAATGCAGTGAATGAAACTTAACTAGATCCTGGGTAAAGGTGATTATGTGCTAGGTATTATATAtggaaattatgtttattttcttaggtGAAATTATAATACTGGGTTATGTTGGGATGTCAATATTAGAAGacacatgctgaagtatttaagaATGAAAGATCGAGATGTCTCCAATTCCAAAaccacatatacacattttatagataaatatgGCAAATGTTAATTATTGAATCTAGACAAAGGGGTGTGTTCACTGTACTAGTCTTAGCTTTTCtgcacatttgaaaatttttaaaataaaaggtcaAAATACAAAGctgatagaaaataaatacaatgaaatatctaGGCACAAACAGACAGTGGGAAAAAGATCCCGTAGTCAAAAGAGAATGGTTTTGAATGTTGCATCGGCTACTCGACTGCCATGTGATCATGGAAAAatcaattaacctctctgagcattaCAATCTTCACCTTCAAAATGGATTGTACACTCATGAAGGCTGCTGTACAAATAGATTTGATATGCAATGGTAGGTAGTATTATGTCAGCCCCCAGACGAGGTACATGATTTCCAGCTACTTCCAGGGACCCTCTATTTGGACCTCAAACTCAAGAAATGGAGCCCTCCATTCTCTCCCCCTTAGGAAAACATTTCCCTCCCTTTCTGGCAGTAGCAACATTTTTCCAGTCCCCTAACCAGGATCTTAGACTCCTCTTtgactcttctttttcctttcctctggccAGTGACAATCCTTAGATTTCAGTAAACCCCTTTCTTCACAGCCATCACCCTGGTTCCTGCTCTTACCCTTGTTGCATGTTACTTCAACCCTCCAGGCTAACTCTACCCTGCAGTCAATTCAATTTTCCTCAAGTAAAGCTTCCATTACATTAGTGTgtgctgaaaaattttaaaacaaagcaccCATGGTCCTCATGGCTGGCCTCACTCTATTTACCCCAGTCTCTTTCTTACTCTTCTGAACACTCATCTTTCACCCTAGAGCCCTCACCATCTTGGGAACCAGCCAACAGATTCCTACATCCAGGTTTGTGTACATGGTATTCTTTGCCTCTGTGATTCTAAATCATCTTCCAAATTCCTACTCCATCCCAGTTCTATGTCTCCACCCTCCTCATTACCATTACTGCAATTACAACGCAGACCATGAGGTTTGCAGTTAATCATTCTCTAAATAGAACAGACCAAGAACTGGGAGGGATCTAAGAACCTCCCCACCCCTTTCTCCCATATGTCTGTCCTCTTTACTGATGAAGCAGCTCAGGCCCAGCCCCACACAGCTATCAATGTACAAGCTGGATGACATGAGAATGAACCTCAGGAAGACCCAAAGGCTGGGACAGCTAGCAGACAGAACACTTGGGAAATGTTCACCCAGCCTCAGCACAAAGGCGTAGGCATGTGCTTGGGTTGTTCTGAAATACTGAGCTGGTGAGAGACAAGCACAGAACCAGAGTCTCTAGAAGAGTCAGAAATGGCCAGGAGGGTGTGAAAACACTCTGAGAAGGGGAGGGCAGAATCTTTACCCCACACAGTAGCATCGCTGGCAGAAGTACCACCCTGAGGAGGATCATGGTGCTGGGAGCCTGGCATCTCTGTCTGGGACATGTCACACGAGCCCCTGATCTGTGCAGTTATCCCTGAAGGTTTCCACATCCTTTGCCATTGCAGCATGGCACATCTCTTCTCTATGTAAAACATGCTGGCATCTTTGGGCCACTCACATCACTGTCATGCTGTGATAACGTTGCCCTGTACCCAGATCTTGCCCTGTACCCAGGTCTTGCCCCCAACCCATACACCACTCCATCATCGCCACCATTACATGCACTTGGCCTCTTCACCTGAACTGCGAGACCCTAGAGGTAAGCTCCTTTGCTTTTAACTCTTCATAGTGACAGCAGAGCACTGGCCACACAGTAAATGCCAAATACATATTCAtgggtaaataaataaacaaatgctaATTCATAAAACAATCACTTAGTAGTATTTCCACAACTCATAAAACAATCTGACACCATCATGGTTGCGACACAAGTAGATATATTATCTCTTTTCATCCTCACAGCACCATAAGGCCATGTTCTATGAGCGGCCCCATGTCACAACTGAGGAAAACTAGACCTGAAAAGGTGAAGTAAGATGCCTAAGGTTAGCAAATGGTAAAACCAGGACGGAGTCCCTAATGTACTGGAGGAAGCACAATGATACTCTTGCTCATCTCTCAACAACTTTCAAAATGAGGAAAGGCCAAGTAGGGTCATTACAGAGGAGTGGTCAGTGCACAACTCATAAGAAGTTATGAAACAAACGATAAGAGACTCAGAGGGGAACAAGGAGAGGGCCATTCCCAACCATACTGTTCTCCTCTCCCCACTGTTCTCTTTCCACCCACACTGCACCCTGGCAGGCCCCAAGCCCCAtggcgccctctgctggctgcCCCGTGGGCCTTCATCCTGGACCTCCTATGAGTTGCTGCCACTGGTGATGGCCGGCCACATCCCCAAAGGCTCTGACTCCAGGTCAAACCTGGCCACCTGAGGCCAGTGAGACCCTGCTTCCTCTGTGACTCCGCCTGCACCAACCTTTCCCATGGCTAAGCTCCCGCTGTGCATCCTCATGCCCTCCTCCATGCACTGTGTGCTCCCACAATTTCATGTATTTCAGTCGAGCCCACTTCCTGCCGGAACACGAGGCGACTAAGATGAGGCCTGCATGCAGGGAGCACtcataaatatttgccaaatgaacAAGATCAGACACTCcatcttttgctgtttttctctcACTCTCAAGCTCCTGGTACCCTTAGTAATGGTCACAGACTAAGTATCTGGGGATCCTAATGAGCAACCTGTCTCACTGCAGCCAGACTAACGGCCTTGTGTTTTCCTGCCGTCATCTGGCTCCTCTCTCCACACAGGAATGCACCCAACCACCTTTCCTCTGGACCTGTTCACTTGTCTGCCATGAAATCCTTTGCCAGTCATACTGGGGCTAGGGCAGAAACCAGGACCTGAGCTTTCAGAACTCCTCAGTTTCTTACCTGTGggttagagacagagtcttacctGCTGAGACACCACAGTCCTGTGGTTCCACGTATTCCCCAAAGCAGTCTATCTGGGCTGGGGTCACGTGCCTCCACTCCTCCTCAGGGAAGACCAAGGCCATATCTTTAAATGGTCCCAACCCCTGAAACAAAAGGAGATTGCTATGGCTAAAGAAAGAATCCTAAGGAGGAGCAGTCTGAAAACAGGAGCGAACACAAGGGACGACACATGGGAAGAGCAGAGCAAGACAACAGAGGGACCCCGGACCCTGATGCCTTGGGAGCAGAACCACCTATCTCCCAGCAGTTTAATGAGAGCAATTGACTTATTTGAGCCTCGGCTGTGGTGCCTCAGCTTGCCCCTAACAACCGCAGCACCCCACTTCCACTCTGCAGTCACCTCCACTCACGCCTCAAGCTTGACAGAGCCTGGGAGCTGCTATCTTATCTAGAACCAATTTTCCCTAAGAGGCAAGTTCACATTTAGGCAAGTCCTGTCTTAAGAACAATGCCATGTTAAAACAAATgcattctcattttctcattgACTATGTCATGAACAACTATTATGGCAGAAGGCAGGGTCTGCCCAAATTAAAACACACTGATGTCATCTATCATCACCCCCAAACCACATCCTTGGAAAAGAGGAATGAGAAATGGTGTTGGCATCAAATCTTGCCTATATATGGCTTCA is a genomic window containing:
- the ZSCAN25 gene encoding zinc finger and SCAN domain-containing protein 25, which translates into the protein MLKERPGMAEEPQQQIGVPVVKLEKELPWGRTREDSSPETFRLRFRQFRYQEAAGPQEALRELQELCRRWLRPELHTKEQILELLVLEQFLTILPREFYAWIREHSLESGKALVAMVEDLTERALEAKAVPCHVQGEQEETALCRGAWEPGVHLGPVEVKPEWGIPHGEGVQGLDQGTEERLSQDPGDGTQDFQEQALPILQAGPGLPPVNTRDQEVAAGFFTAGSQGLGPFKDMALVFPEEEWRHVTPAQIDCFGEYVEPQDCGVSAGVGSKEKEAKPQQEELKGALAALPAERFGEADLQGPGLGRACEQEPGGSGGSVPGLPPPQHDALPLHDDLKTHSSFWKPFQCPECGKGFSRSSNLVRHQRTHEEEKSYGCMECGKGFTLREYLMKHQRTHLGKRPYVCNECWKTFSQRHHLEVHQRSHTGEKPYKCGDCWKSFSRRQHLQVHRRTHTGEKPYTCECGKSFSRNANLAVHRRAHTGEKPYGCQVCGKRFSKGERLVRHQRIHTGEKPYHCPACGRSFNQRSILNRHQKTQHRQEPPVQ